In Equus przewalskii isolate Varuska chromosome 14, EquPr2, whole genome shotgun sequence, the sequence CATGGGAAAACAGCAGAAAGGCGTTATGAGTGAACCTACACTGTTCTAGCTGCACCCCATGCCCTTCTCAGAAGAAAGCCTGGCATTGATTAGATATTGGGCCAGACTAATACTGGCAGCAGAGCCAGTGATAGTAACCTGCCTACCAGAAGAGCCTTCCACTGGATTGGCAATTTTGATCTGGGCCCCGGACATCTGGCGGATCTCATTAATGTTGGCGCCTTGGCGCCCGATTATGCAGCCAATTAAGTTATTTGGAATGGTGAGTTCATGGGTGGTTTGAGTAGATGCATCCAAACTTGCCCAATAGCCTTTCACCTCTGGAGAGCTGGAGTCAATTCCGGCGAATCCGGTCCCGCCGTGCATCATGGCAAAGTGAGACTGTTGTCTTGCCACCTGGTTCAGCTTGGCCAGATCGAGCGGAGAAATGGTGTGTTGTCCTTGAATCGAGTAGGCATCTAGAGGTGGTCCCTCCAGGTCATGGGTGGCGTGGGGGTAGCCCGCAGCGTCGCTGCACCGATCTTGGCCGCCCGCGCAGATGACTGGAGAGCTGGCCGGCATGGGCTGGTACGGAATGGTCATGACTCTCCCTTGCGGAGACTGGGAGAGCGTCTCCAGCATGACCAGGCAGATCTGCTTGACACACTCGGTGACAGACTGCGGCACGCCAGCAATGGTGATGGCCCGCTCGGTGGAGTTGGGCAGCATATCCCCCGCCACCTGGACCTGGGCCCCCGTACTCTCGCGGATCTCTTTGATCTTACACCCGCCTTTCCCAATCAGGGAGCCGCACTGGGTGGCCGGCACCACGAGCCTCAGGGTGACCGGGGGCCTGCTGGCCGCCGTGCTGTTGGTCATGGAGCTGTTGATATCTTCTTCCAGCTTGTCGATGATCATAGCGAAGGCCTTAAAGATGGCATTGGTGGGGCCGGTCAGAGTGATGATTCTCTCCGGGCAATTCCCCTCCGAGATGTTGATCCGCGCGCCACTCTCCTCGCGGATCCTCTTAACCGACTCCCCTTTCTTCCCAATGATGCTTCCTACTTCCTTTCCGTGCATAAGCAGCCGAATGGTGAGAGTCACATTTAGTCCACTTTCAGTCACACCGGCATCCATGGCGAGCGGCGGGCGGCGTTCGGGGGAGTTGGGCTCGTTACGTGGTCAAGTCTTTGGTGGCtggcgggggggaggggagatgtaGGCCCAAAACTGCCGGCGCGAGGCGAGCGAGGGCCGCGGGAGCGAGCGGGCGCGGGCGGGAGGCCGCGGCGTCGTCGcaggggcgggcggcggcggcggagggggCGAGCGGGGCCGggagcggcgggcgggcgggtggGCGAGGGCGCGGCGGTGGCGACTCCGGCGGCAGCCTCGGCGGTCTGGGCGGGGCGGGAAGCCCGCTTTCAACCCCGCGTACCCTCTGACCCCGGAAGTGCTTGCTGCGCAGGACCCCTTGAAAAAAATGAGGACCCGTCTTTTTTAGGTCACAAGATTGCGCCAACTCCCACAcggtagtttttaaaaaacccttttaACAGCCTAGAGTTGAAAATAAAGCCCCGATGGACAAAAGCTGTGAGCC encodes:
- the PCBP1 gene encoding poly(rC)-binding protein 1: MDAGVTESGLNVTLTIRLLMHGKEVGSIIGKKGESVKRIREESGARINISEGNCPERIITLTGPTNAIFKAFAMIIDKLEEDINSSMTNSTAASRPPVTLRLVVPATQCGSLIGKGGCKIKEIRESTGAQVQVAGDMLPNSTERAITIAGVPQSVTECVKQICLVMLETLSQSPQGRVMTIPYQPMPASSPVICAGGQDRCSDAAGYPHATHDLEGPPLDAYSIQGQHTISPLDLAKLNQVARQQSHFAMMHGGTGFAGIDSSSPEVKGYWASLDASTQTTHELTIPNNLIGCIIGRQGANINEIRQMSGAQIKIANPVEGSSGRQVTITGSAASISLAQYLINARLSSEKGMGCS